In the genome of Epinephelus moara isolate mb chromosome 14, YSFRI_EMoa_1.0, whole genome shotgun sequence, the window CTTCATGTTTGTCATATCAGCATCTTGGCAGAgtgcaatattttattttttggccaaTATCGTCCGATAATGATGACGAgcagatattattgtgcatcctttatatatacacatttataGCACAATCAAGTTGAGctcaacacattttttattgaaatataGTGACTCAAAATGTGCTCTGTTAAATGGTTAACGGGTTAAACATTAAACATCATGTGGATACAGTTAAAACACAGAACAAGTCAACAATTAAAGTCCACAATCATGatttatcaataaataaataaacacattttccaccaAAGAACCTGATTcaagattttattttcaaagtgaAACTATTCCAGAGTGGAAGACACAGAAATACAAGAGACACAATTCTTAAAtgttaaacaacaacaaaaaccaaaTAAATGTCTCATCATGTGACTTCACACTCTGGCTGGAATCCATCTTGTCTGATTGGCTCTGCGGTGTCATGTGAccttaaacacacagacagagggatTATTAAAATATGACTGAGTATTTTCTTGATAAAAGTAAATAACAATATCACAGAATAAAACAGTGTTGTTTCTGAGGTTTAGTCCaggcacttttttaaaaaagaggataaaacaatgaagtgaatgtgtgaatatgaATTAACACCAACACAGCAAGAAAGAAATGTCTATTCAGAACCTTACTGTGTATAAAACACTTCTAGTAAACCTACATTAATAAACTCTTTTTCCCCCTTTAGACGACAGAGGAGCCACTTGTTTATTATGCCTGTACATTTGTAACAGTCTGTGATGACGATAGGGGGTTAAAAACACCTCTGGAGGTGAGGAGTGCCattgactacaagacccataagcCCCAGGAATGTTTGGCCAATCGCTGTCACCTTaagggccgtacacatgctgcatttttgtgccctcaaattaattgttttcaatgtagacgcgtGGCAGGCCTGCTCAAACGCCAGAATGATGTCGTGGCACACATGTTCTCAAGTGCCTATTTTTAAGAGCACATGTGACGGGAACAAACCAATCACAAACCAGCGGACGGATTCCTTTCCCTTCATCCGTAAATATCAGTTTGTGGTAGATAACAAGAAGAAGTTAATTATTTTAgcgcagagctgtcagagcttcACGTCTGTCCCACGGACAACAGGCCGACACACTAACATAGGCTGTGATAGTGTGCTAGTTAGGGTTGCTTAGAAACCTCAGACTGAACTTGCCACAGCGCTCTTGAGCGCTGGCAAAGAAAAGACTCAAGAGTAGCACCGAGCGCCTGACCGCGCGTTTTCCAAgcggttaaagacgcggcatgtgtacggccccttaacTAGCTTGAAACTACAAAAACTGTCACTGACATACATTCCTTGGTATTAACACCATAGCAACAACActggaagctcctattggctcaagtgaggtgtcaataGAAAGGCCAGGAGTTTGCCTCCATTTTAGGATATGATGGTAACTTTTGTTTagacaacaaacaaataatcagtcaacatgtttctgtttttctcaccTATATGGAGGCTTTCTCCCGTTCATCCACAGCAGGGGGCgctgtctctcctcctgtctctgctcctcctgtGTCTCCTCCAGCATCACCTCctgtctctgctcctcctgtGTCTCCTGCGTCACCTCctgtctctgctcctcctgtGTCTCCTCCAGCATCACCTCctgtctctgctcctcctgtgtctcctgcatctcctcctgtctctgctcctcctgtGTCTCCTGCATCACCTTGTCCTAACTCTTCTCCTGTCTCGTCCCctgtctctcctcctgcagcacctcctcctgtctcgtcctctgtctcttctcctcctgtctcctcctctcctgtttcctcttcttcttcctcctctttttctcccccctcctcctcaactccttttcctccctcttcttcctcttcttctccttgtt includes:
- the LOC126401531 gene encoding uncharacterized protein LOC126401531, producing the protein MQETQEEQRQEEMQETQEEQRQEVMLEETQEEQRQEVTQETQEEQRQEVMLEETQEEQRQEERQRPLLWMNGRKPPYRSHDTAEPIRQDGFQPECEVT